A single region of the Gracilibacillus caseinilyticus genome encodes:
- the smc gene encoding chromosome segregation protein SMC yields the protein MYLKQLDTIGFKSFAERIKVEFVPGVTAVVGPNGSGKSNITDAIRWVLGEQSARSLRGAKMEDIIFQGSESRRALNVAEVTLVLDNSDNRLPVDYQEVSVTRRVYRSGESEFLMNKQPCRLKDITELFMDSGLGREAFSIISQGKVEEILSSKSEERRVIFEEAAGVLKYKNRKKQAEYKLAETQENLNRVEDIIYEIDGQLEPLAKQASIAKEYLSQKERLTNVEVGLLAKEIEQLNDQWQASEQELTKMRTDLKGKQQWIETHEQKSTQLKQEVQQADEQITKLQETLLVATQELENLEGNKKIFHERLQHFHENKTNLERDIADTLEKKEALLEQLQQEQQILDRYKQENQSLTKQINTINEQLKTGKNTIEEDLETLKSDYIELLNEQAAKRNEKNSIQQQLEKMEGKKNVQSTKWQHLYEERSELVRAVEQAEAVVDRESKELQEVQESYQQTERKVSAEDKMLDDMQQKLYKGYQMLENLKSKKEMLEDLKEDFQGFYFGVKEVLKAREQHKLSGIHGAIPELIEFGDQLVDAMETALGAQAQHVVVDNEKSAREAIQWLKRTNKGRATFLPINAMKPKQIPANFVEMLKQDDEFVGVAVDLIQFDSTYQSVMGALLGNVIISKTLEGANRFAQQTGRRYRIVTLDGDVVNPGGSMSGGAKKKNNQSLFTRDRELKTLTKKYKEYQVRVTDYEKQLQTQKDSLAELRVQKDTLYQKLDGLRMNYQKHHSEYKESKLSLEHLNDQLSIYDQDKMQQEQDRKLLEEQRTQIDGDLESLHERLTTLDQKIETLTDQLQNFEAKEEGLKDNLQRLQVQQAELKSQLTNQKEKVAKTESEMAEYKEIQSTKEQQLQQLIDVKNSQQTEEEIEQQIEDKRQQKQSNQEALQQLRDARSASQQNVTTLDESIRLAQKEEYDLQQNIQAIEISRNRLDLDLDNRLQLLENEYSMTFEKAKADYPAPDHLENAKEQVKLIKKSIEELGTVNIGAIEEYDRIKERHEFLTSQQTDLVEAKRTLYEIIAEMDEEMTRRFDETFSQIKEEFTVVFQRLFGGGHAELKLTDPNQLLETGVDIIAQPPGKKLQQLGLLSGGERALTAIALLFAILRVRPVPFCVLDEVEAALDEANVARFAQYLKYYSKHTQFIVITHRKGTMEEADVLYGVTMQESGVSRLVSVKLEEAPELLEA from the coding sequence ATGTATTTAAAACAATTAGATACAATTGGTTTTAAATCTTTCGCTGAGCGAATTAAAGTCGAATTTGTACCAGGGGTTACGGCCGTAGTAGGACCGAACGGAAGTGGAAAGAGTAATATTACCGATGCGATTCGCTGGGTACTGGGGGAGCAATCAGCTAGATCCCTTCGTGGTGCCAAAATGGAAGATATTATATTCCAGGGAAGTGAATCGCGCAGGGCCTTAAATGTTGCCGAAGTAACGTTGGTACTGGATAACTCAGATAACCGTCTTCCCGTAGATTATCAGGAAGTCAGTGTCACAAGAAGAGTGTACCGTTCAGGTGAAAGTGAATTTTTAATGAATAAACAGCCATGCCGCTTAAAAGATATTACTGAACTTTTTATGGACTCAGGATTAGGAAGAGAAGCTTTTTCTATTATCAGTCAGGGGAAAGTGGAAGAAATCCTAAGCTCTAAATCGGAAGAACGACGAGTGATTTTTGAAGAAGCTGCAGGTGTTTTGAAATATAAAAACAGAAAGAAACAAGCAGAATATAAATTAGCTGAAACACAAGAAAATTTAAACCGTGTGGAAGATATTATTTATGAAATCGACGGACAATTGGAACCATTGGCAAAGCAAGCGTCGATTGCAAAAGAATATCTGTCCCAAAAAGAACGGCTGACAAATGTAGAAGTCGGCTTGCTAGCAAAAGAAATTGAGCAGCTGAATGATCAATGGCAAGCTTCTGAACAGGAATTAACTAAGATGCGTACTGATTTAAAAGGTAAGCAACAATGGATTGAAACACATGAACAAAAAAGTACGCAGTTAAAACAGGAAGTCCAGCAGGCAGATGAACAAATTACAAAATTACAGGAAACATTATTAGTTGCAACACAGGAATTAGAGAATCTTGAAGGTAACAAGAAAATCTTTCATGAAAGGCTTCAGCATTTTCATGAAAATAAAACGAATTTAGAACGAGATATTGCCGATACGCTAGAAAAAAAAGAAGCTCTTTTGGAGCAATTGCAACAGGAACAACAGATTTTAGACCGGTATAAACAAGAGAATCAATCTTTAACGAAGCAAATTAATACTATTAATGAGCAATTAAAAACAGGAAAAAATACAATCGAAGAAGATCTTGAAACGCTGAAGAGTGATTATATTGAACTGCTGAATGAGCAGGCAGCGAAACGTAATGAAAAGAATTCTATACAGCAGCAATTAGAAAAAATGGAAGGCAAAAAGAATGTTCAATCCACTAAGTGGCAACATTTATATGAGGAGCGGAGTGAACTTGTTCGGGCGGTGGAGCAAGCAGAAGCCGTAGTTGATCGTGAAAGTAAAGAGTTACAAGAAGTGCAAGAATCTTACCAGCAAACCGAGCGAAAGGTATCAGCAGAAGATAAGATGCTCGATGATATGCAACAGAAACTGTATAAAGGCTATCAAATGCTAGAGAATTTAAAATCTAAGAAAGAAATGCTCGAAGATTTGAAAGAAGATTTCCAAGGTTTTTATTTTGGCGTCAAAGAAGTGTTGAAAGCTCGTGAACAACATAAACTATCAGGCATCCATGGTGCGATACCTGAGCTTATTGAGTTTGGTGATCAGCTGGTGGATGCGATGGAAACTGCATTGGGTGCACAAGCTCAACATGTCGTTGTCGACAATGAAAAATCAGCGCGTGAGGCAATCCAGTGGCTTAAAAGAACAAACAAGGGGCGGGCTACCTTTTTACCTATTAATGCGATGAAACCGAAACAAATACCGGCTAATTTTGTTGAAATGCTTAAACAGGATGACGAGTTTGTTGGGGTTGCCGTAGATTTAATTCAATTTGATTCTACATATCAATCGGTGATGGGGGCACTATTAGGGAATGTTATCATTTCAAAAACATTAGAAGGTGCCAACCGTTTTGCCCAACAGACTGGCAGAAGGTACCGAATCGTCACATTAGATGGCGATGTCGTGAATCCTGGTGGTTCCATGTCTGGTGGTGCCAAGAAAAAGAATAACCAGTCATTATTTACGAGAGATCGTGAACTGAAGACATTAACGAAAAAATACAAAGAATACCAGGTGCGCGTGACTGACTATGAAAAACAATTGCAAACACAAAAAGATTCATTGGCTGAATTACGTGTGCAAAAAGACACTTTGTATCAAAAATTAGATGGATTGCGCATGAATTATCAAAAGCATCATAGCGAGTATAAAGAGTCTAAACTATCACTTGAACATTTGAATGATCAACTATCCATTTATGATCAGGATAAGATGCAACAGGAACAGGACAGGAAGTTATTAGAAGAGCAACGTACACAGATTGATGGTGATTTAGAATCTCTTCACGAGCGCTTAACAACGCTTGATCAGAAGATTGAAACCTTAACAGACCAGCTTCAAAATTTTGAGGCTAAAGAAGAGGGATTGAAGGACAACCTTCAACGACTACAAGTACAGCAAGCCGAATTGAAAAGTCAGTTAACCAATCAGAAAGAAAAAGTTGCAAAAACAGAATCGGAAATGGCAGAATACAAGGAAATACAAAGCACGAAAGAACAACAATTACAACAGCTGATTGATGTAAAAAATAGTCAACAGACGGAAGAAGAGATTGAGCAACAGATTGAGGATAAAAGGCAGCAGAAACAGAGTAACCAAGAAGCGTTGCAACAACTAAGAGATGCTCGTTCTGCGAGTCAGCAAAACGTGACCACGTTAGATGAATCAATCAGACTTGCACAAAAAGAAGAATACGATTTGCAACAAAACATTCAAGCGATTGAAATCAGTCGAAATCGTTTAGATCTTGATTTGGATAACAGGTTGCAACTGCTAGAAAATGAGTACAGCATGACGTTCGAAAAAGCAAAAGCAGATTACCCTGCACCAGATCATTTAGAAAATGCCAAAGAGCAGGTAAAACTGATCAAAAAATCAATTGAAGAACTTGGTACTGTAAATATTGGGGCAATCGAGGAATATGACCGGATTAAAGAACGGCATGAATTTTTGACAAGCCAGCAAACGGATCTGGTCGAAGCCAAACGGACCCTATATGAAATCATTGCGGAAATGGATGAAGAGATGACGAGACGATTTGATGAGACCTTCTCACAAATTAAAGAAGAATTCACGGTCGTTTTCCAACGATTATTTGGTGGAGGACATGCAGAACTGAAATTAACTGATCCGAATCAGTTATTAGAGACTGGTGTTGATATTATCGCCCAGCCTCCCGGTAAGAAGTTACAGCAATTGGGCTTGCTTTCAGGTGGTGAACGCGCCTTAACAGCCATTGCATTACTGTTTGCGATCCTTCGTGTCCGTCCGGTCCCATTCTGTGTGCTTGATGAAGTAGAAGCAGCACTCGATGAAGCAAATGTGGCAAGATTTGCTCAATATTTAAAATATTATAGTAAACATACTCAATTTATTGTTATTACACACCGTAAAGGTACAATGGAAGAAGCCGATGTTTTATATGGGGTGACTATGCAAGAATCAGGTGTTTCCAGATTAGTATCTGTGAAGCTCGAAGAAGCCCCTGAATTGTTAGAAGCATAA
- a CDS encoding DUF1128 domain-containing protein — protein sequence MHLEEKTEANLTYIIQEMGKMLQVVNESIMNPDDYDMEHYDELKELYDLLKMKGSLTVAETQAFIAELRQYRK from the coding sequence TTGCATTTAGAAGAAAAAACAGAAGCTAATTTGACTTATATCATTCAGGAAATGGGTAAAATGCTGCAAGTTGTGAATGAATCGATTATGAATCCTGATGACTATGATATGGAGCATTATGATGAACTAAAAGAGCTGTATGATTTACTTAAAATGAAAGGTAGCTTAACCGTAGCAGAAACCCAAGCCTTCATTGCCGAATTACGACAATATCGTAAATAA
- the rnc gene encoding ribonuclease III, which yields MSDLKLLQKELNIWFKDEKLLRQAFTHSSYVNEHRKKNLLDNERLEFLGDAVLELGVSQYLYREFDHFAEGDLTKLRASIVCEPALVTFAETLDFSKYILLGKGEEMTGGRNRPALLADVFEAFIGALYLDQGYDQVINFLKKYVYPEITTGVFSHTMDYKSQLQETVQQHKNRLVEYCIIDEKGPAHDREFFAVVTINGQTAGKGVGRTKKEAEQRAAKQALDALPQ from the coding sequence GTGTCAGATTTGAAATTGCTTCAGAAAGAACTGAATATTTGGTTTAAAGATGAAAAACTATTAAGACAAGCTTTTACTCATTCATCTTATGTGAATGAGCACCGGAAAAAGAATCTGCTAGATAATGAAAGATTAGAATTTTTGGGAGATGCGGTATTAGAGTTAGGTGTTTCTCAATACCTTTACCGAGAATTCGACCATTTTGCTGAAGGGGATTTGACGAAGCTTCGGGCATCCATTGTTTGTGAGCCAGCGCTCGTCACATTTGCGGAAACATTAGATTTTAGTAAATACATACTCTTAGGTAAAGGGGAAGAAATGACAGGTGGTCGTAACCGTCCAGCCCTTTTGGCAGATGTTTTTGAAGCATTTATAGGTGCTTTATACTTAGATCAAGGGTACGATCAAGTAATTAATTTTTTAAAGAAATATGTCTACCCTGAAATTACAACCGGTGTTTTTTCTCATACGATGGATTACAAAAGTCAGTTGCAAGAAACCGTACAGCAGCATAAAAATAGATTAGTGGAGTATTGCATTATTGATGAAAAAGGACCTGCACATGATCGAGAATTTTTCGCTGTTGTCACTATCAACGGACAGACTGCTGGAAAAGGTGTCGGCAGAACAAAAAAGGAAGCAGAACAACGTGCGGCCAAACAGGCACTCGATGCACTTCCACAATAA
- the acpP gene encoding acyl carrier protein, whose translation MSETFEKVKQIVVDRLDVDEEKVTLEASFKDDLEADSLDVVELVMELEDEFDMEIADEDAEKIATVGDAVKYIDSNQ comes from the coding sequence ATGTCCGAGACTTTTGAAAAAGTAAAGCAAATCGTTGTTGACCGTCTTGACGTCGACGAAGAGAAAGTAACACTAGAAGCGTCTTTTAAAGATGATTTAGAAGCAGATTCTTTAGATGTAGTGGAACTAGTGATGGAATTAGAAGACGAGTTTGACATGGAAATTGCTGATGAAGATGCAGAAAAAATCGCTACAGTAGGTGATGCTGTAAAATACATAGACAGCAACCAATAA
- the fabG gene encoding 3-oxoacyl-[acyl-carrier-protein] reductase, producing the protein MLTDQVALVTGASRGIGREIALTFASNGAKVVVNYSGSEERAQAVVDEIVANGGEAIKLQANVSDEADVKAMVKETIQTFGSLDILVNNAGITKDNLLMRMSEADFEDVIDINLKGVFLTTKAVSRQMMRQRQGRIINVSSVVGISGNPGQANYVSAKAGVIGLTKSTAKEFAARNILVNAIAPGFIATDMTDKLTEEQKEQMLSLIPLNKLGKAEDVAKVALFLASEQSSYITGQTIQVDGGMIM; encoded by the coding sequence ATGTTAACTGATCAAGTTGCACTTGTTACAGGTGCTTCTCGTGGAATTGGGCGCGAGATCGCCTTAACTTTTGCTAGTAACGGTGCAAAAGTCGTGGTAAACTACTCTGGAAGTGAAGAAAGAGCGCAGGCAGTGGTTGACGAGATCGTCGCGAATGGCGGAGAAGCGATCAAGCTTCAAGCTAATGTCAGTGATGAAGCTGATGTGAAGGCCATGGTGAAAGAGACGATTCAAACCTTTGGAAGTCTTGATATTCTTGTGAATAATGCAGGCATTACCAAAGATAATTTGTTAATGCGGATGAGTGAAGCGGATTTTGAAGATGTTATTGATATTAATCTCAAAGGTGTCTTCTTAACTACTAAGGCGGTATCTCGTCAAATGATGAGGCAGCGACAAGGTCGGATTATCAATGTATCTTCTGTAGTTGGAATCAGCGGTAATCCAGGACAGGCCAATTATGTTTCGGCAAAAGCTGGTGTCATTGGACTAACTAAGTCGACAGCGAAAGAATTTGCTGCTCGTAATATATTAGTCAATGCCATTGCTCCTGGTTTTATTGCAACAGACATGACGGACAAATTAACGGAAGAACAGAAAGAACAAATGCTTTCTCTAATTCCTCTAAACAAATTAGGTAAAGCGGAAGACGTAGCTAAAGTAGCCCTGTTTTTGGCTTCTGAACAATCCAGCTATATTACAGGTCAAACCATTCAGGTTGATGGTGGTATGATCATGTAA
- the fabD gene encoding ACP S-malonyltransferase, producing the protein MKKVAFIYPGQGSQAVGMGQDLYDNYEQVRELFDQANEVLGYDLTNIMFNGPKENLTKTENTQPALLLVSAALTQLLNEHGIVPAVTGGHSLGEYSALVAANALPVTDAVELVHQRGKLMENAYPAGKGAMAAVLGLDKSTLQEALDHIHEETDEVIEIANINCPGQIVVSGSQKAVDVAVDQVKEAGAKRVLPLAVSGPFHSSLMKPAAKQFSDLVQNVNWSDTRIPVYANVTADKVTNQEQIKQLLVEQLYSPVRFEEIIEQLLDESLDAIVEVGSGKVLTGLVKKVNRRMTTFAVQDDASLQTFIEWMKED; encoded by the coding sequence GTGAAAAAAGTAGCATTTATTTATCCAGGTCAAGGGTCTCAAGCAGTAGGCATGGGACAGGACTTATACGACAACTATGAACAGGTTAGAGAATTGTTTGATCAGGCAAATGAAGTATTAGGTTATGATCTGACCAACATTATGTTTAATGGTCCAAAGGAAAACTTAACGAAAACTGAAAATACGCAGCCAGCGCTATTACTAGTAAGTGCTGCGCTAACTCAATTATTAAACGAACACGGTATTGTCCCTGCTGTAACTGGTGGTCATAGTTTAGGTGAATACAGTGCACTTGTAGCAGCAAATGCCTTGCCAGTAACAGATGCGGTCGAATTAGTACATCAACGTGGAAAATTAATGGAGAATGCTTATCCAGCAGGAAAAGGTGCGATGGCAGCAGTACTGGGCCTCGATAAGTCAACTCTGCAAGAAGCATTAGATCACATTCATGAAGAAACAGATGAAGTGATAGAAATAGCAAACATCAATTGTCCGGGACAAATTGTAGTTTCCGGCTCACAGAAGGCTGTTGATGTTGCGGTGGATCAGGTGAAAGAAGCAGGGGCCAAGCGAGTATTACCACTTGCTGTGAGTGGTCCGTTCCATTCCAGTCTAATGAAACCTGCAGCAAAGCAGTTTAGTGATCTTGTTCAGAACGTGAATTGGTCAGATACGAGAATTCCTGTCTACGCAAATGTGACAGCAGACAAAGTAACCAATCAAGAACAAATCAAGCAGCTGCTGGTAGAACAGTTATATTCACCTGTAAGATTTGAAGAAATAATTGAACAGTTGCTGGATGAATCACTTGATGCAATTGTTGAGGTAGGTAGTGGTAAAGTACTAACGGGACTGGTAAAGAAAGTGAATCGGAGAATGACTACCTTTGCTGTACAGGATGATGCTTCCTTGCAAACATTTATCGAGTGGATGAAGGAGGACTAA